The following coding sequences lie in one Metallumcola ferriviriculae genomic window:
- a CDS encoding sigma 54-interacting transcriptional regulator, with amino-acid sequence MSKVKIGVISTYPGLSDSIAKMAEGMDVELIIKEAILDEGVATAYQMEKDGVDVIISRGVTGRKIKKALSLPVVLIEITSFDILQALYSAKSMGQRIAFLGHRTQDFCDFENIIKILGADVVRYPYGDTFEMEEQASKLLRSDVDVLVSTGLCIYEMAKRSGINAVLVQSGYDAIYGSIYRALELVNGIRRNQEQYKKFGSVLELSNDGILIVDKHNEISFMNPAAENLLDMNAAKIVGKSLDEIRESTVLESLITNVKGEEVFKEVGKRKFLVNSMLLNTGDDLLILFQSADRIQVMEQNIRRQLFKKGLYAKHSFNNIIGNSDALKEAIEGTKKFATANATVLIMGESGTGKELFAQSIHNESDRRKAPFVAINCAALPESLLESELFGYEEGAFTGAKKGGKIGLFEMAHGGTIFLDEIGEMTLPVQARLLRVLQEREIMRLGSDRVIPVDVRIIAATNYELYQAVAEGNFRNDLYHRLEVLNLDIPPLRNRKEDINSLANYFVDLYSFEEKKKVPLLTKGALETLKKYDWPGNIRELQNIIHKYVLLWEEQQPCEELITKLINEKIRKTYKVKSMDEDTITLKIGKVEDMEKQVIDYLLATGASVKDISEKIGTSRTTLWRKTKAGN; translated from the coding sequence ATGTCAAAGGTCAAGATTGGAGTAATTTCCACCTATCCGGGGTTATCGGATTCCATCGCCAAGATGGCCGAGGGGATGGACGTGGAATTAATAATCAAAGAGGCTATTTTGGATGAGGGCGTGGCTACTGCCTACCAGATGGAGAAAGATGGAGTAGATGTAATAATCAGTCGGGGTGTAACGGGGAGGAAAATAAAAAAGGCACTATCCCTTCCTGTGGTTCTGATAGAAATAACTTCATTCGATATTCTCCAAGCCCTTTATTCAGCCAAAAGTATGGGCCAGCGAATCGCTTTCCTGGGTCACAGGACCCAAGATTTTTGCGATTTTGAAAATATTATTAAAATCCTGGGTGCCGACGTGGTGCGTTATCCATATGGCGACACATTTGAAATGGAGGAGCAGGCTTCTAAACTATTAAGATCTGATGTGGATGTTTTGGTAAGTACCGGCCTATGTATTTATGAGATGGCTAAACGCTCAGGGATAAATGCCGTATTGGTACAGTCGGGATACGATGCCATTTACGGGTCAATTTATCGTGCGCTAGAATTAGTAAACGGTATTCGCAGAAATCAGGAACAATATAAGAAGTTCGGCTCCGTCCTAGAACTTTCCAACGACGGAATTTTAATAGTGGATAAGCACAACGAGATATCGTTTATGAATCCGGCGGCAGAAAATCTTTTGGATATGAATGCGGCCAAAATCGTAGGTAAATCATTGGACGAAATTCGGGAGTCAACTGTACTTGAGTCCTTAATCACTAATGTCAAAGGTGAAGAAGTTTTTAAAGAAGTTGGCAAAAGAAAATTTTTGGTCAACAGCATGTTACTAAATACTGGGGACGATTTATTGATATTGTTTCAAAGTGCAGACCGGATTCAAGTGATGGAACAAAATATTCGGCGGCAGCTATTTAAAAAAGGTTTATATGCCAAGCATTCTTTCAATAACATTATTGGCAATAGCGATGCTTTAAAAGAGGCGATAGAGGGGACGAAAAAGTTTGCCACCGCCAATGCCACGGTACTGATCATGGGTGAGAGCGGCACCGGCAAAGAATTATTTGCCCAGAGTATTCATAATGAGAGTGATAGAAGGAAAGCGCCCTTTGTCGCAATTAACTGCGCGGCCCTGCCCGAAAGTCTATTGGAAAGTGAATTGTTTGGGTATGAAGAAGGTGCCTTCACCGGAGCCAAAAAGGGCGGCAAAATAGGTTTGTTTGAAATGGCCCATGGGGGGACAATTTTCCTCGATGAGATTGGCGAAATGACACTGCCTGTCCAAGCCCGACTGCTGCGCGTGCTTCAAGAGCGGGAAATAATGAGGTTGGGCAGCGACAGGGTAATTCCGGTGGATGTAAGAATTATTGCTGCCACCAATTATGAATTGTACCAGGCGGTAGCGGAAGGAAATTTCCGCAATGACCTTTACCATCGTCTGGAAGTATTAAATCTAGACATCCCTCCTTTACGAAATCGGAAAGAGGATATTAATTCACTGGCCAATTATTTTGTTGACCTTTATTCCTTTGAAGAAAAAAAGAAAGTGCCCCTGCTGACGAAGGGTGCTTTAGAGACTTTAAAGAAGTATGATTGGCCCGGCAACATAAGGGAGTTACAGAATATTATTCATAAATACGTCTTATTATGGGAAGAGCAGCAACCCTGCGAGGAGCTCATAACTAAATTAATAAATGAAAAAATCAGAAAGACCTATAAAGTTAAGTCCATGGACGAAGATACCATAACGTTAAAAATCGGCAAAGTAGAAGACATGGAAAAACAGGTAATAGATTACTTATTGGCTACCGGAGCCAGTGTCAAAGACATATCTGAAAAGATAGGCACCAGCCGGACGACTTTATGGCGGAAGACAAAAGCCGGTAATTAG
- a CDS encoding TAXI family TRAP transporter solute-binding subunit: protein MKKKRSRIILLICVFALVSLVAGCGGGEGSAQLQNLKFLSGPTGTTWYSQASAFAGIASKDMGTTVDVLTGSAISNVIQVENGKADMGLTFASYLPAMANGEVVAEIGDKAYFSEPVKNVNTLFNSTTAAYVFLVSADSPYQTVSDLKDQPIKYVTYPVGFTARFVPEQILAAHGITYDNIEAAGGKVDIVGKYKEACDLLAKGQTDVIAYTMAVNAQSAALAELESQNEFRILKLDQDAVEKVTKELPLVVATVPKGLHTSIKEDVDVMADITTWVVRADMPDETVTKILDAVIANMDTMAQVGNSEFKGFTAKELSRLYGKGSQIPFHPAAVEYFKEKGAIQ, encoded by the coding sequence ATGAAAAAAAAGAGAAGTCGTATCATATTATTAATATGTGTATTTGCTTTGGTTAGTTTGGTTGCCGGTTGCGGCGGTGGAGAAGGTTCTGCGCAGCTGCAAAACTTAAAATTCTTATCAGGTCCTACAGGGACAACCTGGTATTCTCAAGCCTCGGCTTTTGCGGGGATAGCTTCTAAAGACATGGGTACTACTGTAGATGTTTTAACTGGTTCAGCTATTAGTAATGTTATTCAAGTAGAAAACGGTAAAGCTGACATGGGTCTGACATTTGCATCTTACTTACCGGCTATGGCCAATGGTGAAGTAGTGGCCGAGATCGGCGATAAAGCATATTTTAGTGAACCAGTGAAAAATGTAAACACGCTGTTTAACTCAACCACAGCAGCGTACGTTTTTCTAGTAAGTGCGGATTCCCCGTATCAGACGGTATCTGATTTAAAGGACCAGCCCATTAAATATGTGACATATCCCGTAGGTTTTACTGCCCGTTTTGTACCGGAGCAAATTCTCGCGGCACACGGTATCACCTATGACAACATCGAAGCAGCAGGCGGCAAGGTTGATATCGTTGGTAAGTATAAGGAAGCATGCGATCTTCTGGCAAAGGGCCAAACTGATGTTATCGCCTATACTATGGCGGTAAATGCTCAGTCAGCTGCCTTGGCTGAATTAGAGTCACAAAACGAATTTAGAATATTGAAGCTTGACCAGGATGCAGTGGAAAAGGTTACGAAAGAGCTGCCGCTGGTAGTAGCTACAGTGCCTAAGGGACTGCATACCAGTATTAAAGAAGATGTAGATGTAATGGCCGATATCACTACTTGGGTAGTACGGGCCGATATGCCGGACGAAACTGTAACAAAAATTTTAGATGCTGTCATCGCTAACATGGATACCATGGCTCAAGTGGGCAACAGCGAATTTAAGGGCTTCACTGCCAAGGAATTAAGCAGACTGTACGGAAAAGGTTCGCAGATTCCTTTCCATCCAGCAGCTGTCGAGTACTTCAAGGAAAAAGGAGCAATCCAATAA
- a CDS encoding TRAP transporter permease, with protein MNRNLQGSVGKIIDILAVLLTLFALQIIVVGPTLGYNVSLAIFLAIALPMTFFIYAGGHSEFMKKINVVDMIFAVLSVVSIGYLVVRANYILTRVEYVSPLSITDYIMGIIAIIAVLEATRRAIGLPMSVVVLVLFGYASFGQYLPAPFGHAGFTLDWIIDTMYLTSRGIFGSPLWVVITLAFPFIFYGVILEQMGVLKSFLDFANRLFGKSQGAPAKTAIVAGTFMGMASGMPMSTTYLIGFPTIPEMKKVGYPGRTAGAIAAVVGTAAQLMPPMLGVAAFIVAQYMGVPYIKVAQYTLLPALLFYFVFFITVHLESKRLDIKAVETPKVPYKDILLGGFHIFIITIAILLYFLLKFYPVGLAAFYACTVALLFGVARKKDRLTLKGLYAIFAKTGKTSVYIAIACASAGIITGFLVETGLNLKFANMVITFGQNSLFLALVLSAIAILVMSMGMPSIPAYITSIAIFGPALIRLGVIPEVAHIFSFYYATLYSITPPVAFASYAGAQIAGEDPMKTGLVAVRLGIMTYIIPFVFAYSPAYLMIPEYWNAYEVFRLLVFVLPGLVVFAAGISGYLTRTLTSLERSMAVAGGLMLLLPFSILDYIGFVLMVVVFFKQGVFTMLFNRKKQESAA; from the coding sequence ATGAACAGGAATCTACAAGGTTCAGTGGGAAAGATAATTGATATCTTAGCAGTATTATTAACACTATTTGCCCTGCAAATAATAGTTGTCGGCCCAACCCTAGGATACAATGTATCTTTGGCAATATTCTTGGCTATTGCATTGCCCATGACGTTCTTTATTTATGCCGGCGGTCATAGCGAATTCATGAAAAAGATCAATGTGGTTGACATGATTTTTGCTGTGCTTTCCGTGGTATCAATTGGATATTTGGTGGTCAGGGCCAACTATATTTTAACCAGGGTTGAGTACGTATCTCCTCTTTCAATAACTGATTATATTATGGGAATTATAGCCATAATAGCTGTTTTGGAGGCTACACGCCGAGCTATTGGTTTACCCATGTCAGTTGTCGTATTAGTCTTATTTGGCTATGCAAGCTTCGGACAGTATTTACCGGCGCCCTTTGGCCATGCCGGGTTCACTTTGGATTGGATCATCGATACCATGTATCTGACTTCCCGAGGTATCTTTGGCAGTCCCTTATGGGTAGTAATCACTCTGGCATTTCCCTTTATATTTTACGGCGTAATTTTGGAACAGATGGGGGTATTGAAATCCTTTTTGGATTTCGCCAACAGACTGTTTGGTAAATCTCAAGGTGCGCCTGCTAAGACGGCAATTGTAGCCGGAACATTTATGGGGATGGCCAGTGGGATGCCCATGTCCACAACCTACCTAATCGGATTTCCTACAATCCCGGAAATGAAAAAGGTGGGCTACCCTGGCAGGACGGCGGGGGCGATAGCTGCGGTAGTAGGTACTGCAGCACAATTAATGCCGCCCATGTTGGGTGTAGCAGCTTTTATTGTGGCTCAATATATGGGAGTGCCATACATTAAAGTTGCCCAATACACTTTGCTGCCCGCCTTGCTTTTCTATTTCGTATTTTTTATTACAGTGCATTTGGAATCGAAAAGGTTAGACATCAAAGCTGTCGAGACGCCTAAGGTCCCTTATAAAGATATCTTGTTAGGCGGCTTCCATATCTTCATCATAACCATTGCTATATTGCTCTATTTCCTGCTCAAGTTTTACCCGGTTGGGTTGGCCGCGTTCTACGCTTGTACGGTGGCGCTGTTATTCGGGGTGGCACGGAAAAAAGACAGGCTGACCTTAAAGGGTTTATATGCGATATTTGCTAAGACAGGAAAAACTTCGGTTTATATTGCCATTGCCTGTGCATCAGCTGGTATCATCACTGGCTTTTTGGTGGAGACAGGGTTAAACCTAAAATTTGCTAACATGGTAATCACTTTCGGTCAAAACAGTCTCTTTCTAGCCTTAGTTTTATCAGCGATAGCCATCTTGGTGATGAGTATGGGGATGCCTTCTATCCCTGCGTATATCACCAGTATCGCAATTTTTGGTCCGGCTTTGATTAGACTTGGAGTAATTCCAGAGGTTGCTCATATTTTCTCCTTTTATTATGCAACTTTATATTCCATTACTCCTCCCGTAGCTTTTGCTTCTTATGCCGGGGCCCAAATCGCCGGTGAAGACCCGATGAAGACCGGCCTTGTAGCAGTAAGGCTGGGGATTATGACTTATATCATTCCCTTTGTATTTGCCTATTCCCCGGCCTACTTGATGATTCCGGAATATTGGAATGCGTATGAGGTGTTCAGACTACTGGTCTTTGTATTGCCCGGCTTAGTAGTATTTGCTGCCGGTATCAGCGGCTATCTCACCAGGACCCTTACCTCCTTGGAACGGTCCATGGCAGTTGCGGGCGGTTTAATGCTATTGCTTCCATTCAGCATCCTTGATTATATAGGATTTGTCTTAATGGTAGTGGTATTTTTTAAGCAAGGGGTATTCACCATGCTTTTCAACCGCAAAAAGCAGGAAAGTGCAGCATAG
- a CDS encoding acyl-CoA dehydrogenase yields MAEFAYDLRDLKFILNEWLDMEEIFGLERFKDTYEMDDVDFILNEVYKIAKEVVSPINKQGDEIGIKFEDGKVTLPPGYVDVFKFLQENGWGSANESLGSEMLMPLTLYRAYNEMLMAACPALTSYIKLTTGASNLIHRFGTDKDREIFIENMLNGKWSGTMCLTEPNAGSDVGDSTTRAYPTDDPRIYKIKGTKMFITGGEVDLSDNIIHMVLARPEGGAPGSKGLGLYIVPKIWVNEDGSLGEPNDVTCIGIEHKMGLKASATAMLSFGENEGCRGILVGNPADEKGFSKGLAMMFHMMNESRIGTGHNALAQMAEAYCLSAQYATERIQGRLFTDPKAGRVELIKHEDIKRMLLEIKAQTEAIRAMIFKGFYYLDVAEHSGDKEKATRYQGLAEILTPLIKAYASETAWQMIGQAIQVYGGVGYTEEYPVSQYARDVKILSIWEGTSFIHAMDLVGRKMRMKDGVPFANWMSDRREFIDRNKDAEGFGKEMQQLENAYQCVAEIKDLYASYYANKDEKGELIPLYAPRVLTCCAQLFAGEAIMDQAMIAKKKIAELGTDHHDYAYYTGKLATAKFFINNILPNVKMQAELIKNADVSAIECPEESLIIS; encoded by the coding sequence ATGGCAGAATTTGCCTACGATTTAAGGGACTTAAAATTTATTCTTAATGAATGGCTTGATATGGAAGAGATTTTCGGCCTGGAAAGATTCAAGGATACTTATGAAATGGACGATGTGGATTTCATCTTAAATGAAGTTTATAAAATTGCCAAAGAGGTTGTTTCTCCGATTAATAAGCAGGGGGACGAGATCGGTATCAAATTTGAGGACGGGAAGGTTACGCTTCCGCCCGGTTATGTGGATGTATTTAAATTTTTACAGGAAAACGGTTGGGGTTCAGCCAATGAATCTTTAGGTTCAGAAATGCTGATGCCGCTAACTTTATATCGAGCTTACAACGAAATGTTGATGGCTGCCTGTCCGGCGCTGACCTCATATATCAAACTAACTACCGGTGCATCTAACCTTATTCACCGATTTGGTACCGACAAAGACAGAGAAATATTTATTGAGAATATGCTTAATGGCAAATGGAGCGGTACGATGTGTCTCACCGAACCTAACGCCGGCTCTGATGTGGGTGACTCCACTACCAGGGCTTATCCCACAGATGACCCCAGGATATATAAGATTAAAGGGACCAAGATGTTTATCACCGGCGGCGAGGTGGATCTGTCAGACAATATCATCCACATGGTTTTGGCTCGTCCAGAAGGCGGTGCCCCCGGTTCTAAGGGATTGGGACTATACATCGTACCGAAGATTTGGGTGAATGAAGACGGCAGCTTAGGAGAGCCCAATGATGTTACTTGCATCGGTATCGAGCACAAGATGGGTCTTAAGGCCTCTGCTACCGCTATGTTAAGTTTTGGTGAGAACGAAGGCTGCCGCGGAATTTTGGTGGGCAATCCCGCGGATGAAAAAGGCTTCTCGAAGGGTTTGGCCATGATGTTTCATATGATGAATGAATCCCGGATTGGCACAGGCCATAATGCTCTTGCCCAAATGGCCGAAGCATATTGCCTGTCTGCTCAGTATGCCACTGAACGTATTCAGGGGCGGCTGTTTACTGACCCCAAAGCCGGGCGCGTAGAGTTAATTAAGCACGAAGATATAAAAAGAATGCTGTTGGAAATCAAAGCACAAACAGAGGCCATTAGGGCGATGATATTTAAAGGTTTCTATTATTTGGATGTAGCCGAACACAGCGGTGATAAAGAGAAGGCCACAAGATATCAGGGTTTAGCGGAGATATTAACACCGCTGATTAAGGCCTACGCCAGTGAAACTGCTTGGCAGATGATTGGCCAAGCGATTCAAGTCTACGGTGGTGTTGGCTATACAGAGGAATATCCGGTATCTCAGTATGCAAGGGACGTTAAAATTCTTTCCATCTGGGAAGGGACATCCTTTATTCATGCTATGGACTTAGTAGGCCGTAAGATGCGGATGAAAGATGGAGTACCCTTTGCTAACTGGATGAGTGACCGGAGAGAATTTATTGACCGGAATAAAGACGCTGAAGGATTTGGTAAGGAAATGCAGCAGTTGGAGAACGCGTATCAGTGCGTGGCTGAAATCAAGGACCTCTATGCATCTTATTATGCTAACAAGGATGAAAAGGGAGAACTAATCCCGCTTTATGCTCCACGAGTGCTTACCTGCTGTGCCCAGCTTTTCGCCGGAGAAGCCATCATGGACCAAGCGATGATAGCCAAGAAGAAGATTGCTGAGTTAGGCACTGACCACCATGACTATGCTTATTACACGGGAAAACTGGCCACGGCAAAATTCTTTATTAATAATATCCTGCCTAACGTAAAAATGCAGGCGGAGCTGATTAAAAACGCTGATGTGTCGGCTATTGAATGTCCTGAAGAATCTTTGATAATCAGTTAA
- a CDS encoding acetyl-CoA hydrolase/transferase family protein — translation MNRYQKEYKNKLVTADEAVKAVQPGDWVAYSHFAMTPKVLDEALSRRKAELSDVKVRGVCAVHPLQVALTDPDQKHFIYNSGFFSGVERKLQDGGMAFHIPGLYQESPITMRSGQASKPQVTMLVTTPMDENGFFNLSVSNSYEHAAFERADTVIVEVNKNVPRCLGGDHENIHISEIDHIVEGNNEPLVEIPQHPASEIDKKIASLIVEEIEDGACLQLGIGGMPNTVGQMIGESDLKDLGVHSEMLCGAFVDLYEKGKITGAKKSIDRYKMTFTFALGDKRLYDFIHNNPACAIYPVNYTNSTETISKNDKQISINNAIEIDLYGQVCSETVGARQISGTGGQFDFTYGAVRSKGGKAFICLSSTKKLGDNTVSRIVPTLTPGNVVTVPRTVVQYVVTEYGKVNLKGKSTWQRTEMLINIAHPDYREDLVKEAERLKIWTRTNKLVL, via the coding sequence ATGAATCGTTATCAAAAGGAGTACAAAAATAAACTGGTCACTGCCGACGAGGCAGTAAAAGCGGTCCAACCAGGAGATTGGGTTGCATACAGTCATTTTGCCATGACCCCAAAGGTATTGGATGAGGCCTTATCAAGAAGAAAAGCAGAACTTAGTGATGTGAAGGTGAGAGGGGTATGCGCTGTTCACCCACTGCAGGTGGCCCTGACAGATCCAGACCAAAAGCACTTTATTTATAACAGCGGCTTTTTCAGCGGCGTGGAAAGAAAACTGCAGGATGGGGGAATGGCCTTTCATATTCCTGGTCTCTATCAGGAGTCGCCGATAACTATGAGAAGCGGCCAGGCAAGTAAACCCCAAGTAACAATGCTCGTAACAACACCCATGGATGAAAATGGATTTTTCAATTTAAGTGTCTCCAATTCATATGAGCATGCAGCGTTTGAGCGGGCTGATACGGTGATTGTGGAAGTGAATAAGAATGTTCCCCGGTGTTTGGGCGGAGACCATGAGAATATCCACATCAGCGAGATAGATCATATTGTAGAGGGTAATAACGAGCCGTTGGTTGAAATTCCTCAACACCCCGCCAGTGAAATTGATAAGAAAATTGCCTCCCTTATTGTGGAGGAAATTGAGGATGGGGCGTGCCTGCAGCTGGGCATTGGCGGCATGCCCAACACAGTTGGTCAAATGATCGGCGAATCAGACTTGAAGGATCTAGGTGTCCATAGTGAGATGCTTTGCGGCGCATTTGTTGATTTATATGAAAAAGGGAAAATCACCGGAGCAAAGAAAAGCATTGACCGTTATAAGATGACATTTACCTTTGCCTTGGGTGATAAAAGGTTATACGATTTTATTCATAATAATCCGGCCTGCGCCATCTACCCTGTGAATTATACGAATTCTACCGAAACCATCTCTAAAAACGATAAACAAATATCTATTAACAATGCCATAGAAATAGACTTATATGGGCAGGTTTGTTCCGAGACGGTGGGTGCCCGGCAGATTTCCGGCACCGGCGGACAGTTTGATTTTACTTACGGAGCAGTACGTTCTAAAGGTGGTAAAGCGTTTATCTGCTTAAGTTCAACTAAGAAACTGGGTGACAACACGGTTTCCAGAATTGTGCCCACATTAACACCTGGAAATGTTGTCACCGTACCGAGAACGGTGGTGCAGTATGTGGTCACTGAATACGGCAAAGTAAACCTGAAAGGCAAATCCACCTGGCAGCGGACCGAAATGCTGATTAACATTGCTCACCCTGATTATCGAGAAGATTTGGTGAAGGAAGCGGAAAGATTAAAGATTTGGACCAGGACCAATAAGTTGGTTCTCTAA
- a CDS encoding 3-hydroxyacyl-CoA dehydrogenase family protein has translation MGHQISLSAALAGFKVTCTDISKETLQKAEEFCDSYLPGRVAKGKLSEEEAKAARERLTFTESLAEAARDADFVIEAAVEKLELKRKIFADLDRICPKHAILATNSSYIVSSKICDATERPEKVCNVHFFNPALVMKLVEVVKGAHVSDETVETAVAVCEKMNKVPVVLQKEIWGFLVNRIVSAIKNEALYLHDMGVATPEDIDTAVVHALGHPMGPFRLLDLTGIDLSYYVGTERYQETGDPKYKPSPIIVEKYVKKEWGRKTGKGFYNYCK, from the coding sequence ATGGGACACCAAATTTCCCTATCCGCAGCATTGGCAGGTTTTAAGGTGACCTGCACGGACATAAGTAAAGAGACGTTACAGAAGGCAGAGGAATTTTGTGATAGTTACTTACCCGGGCGTGTAGCCAAAGGGAAACTTTCCGAGGAAGAAGCGAAAGCGGCGCGGGAAAGGCTGACATTTACTGAAAGTTTGGCAGAGGCCGCCAGGGACGCTGATTTTGTAATTGAGGCCGCTGTTGAAAAATTGGAGCTGAAGCGAAAAATCTTCGCTGACTTGGATCGGATTTGTCCAAAACACGCTATCCTGGCTACCAACAGCTCATATATTGTCAGCTCAAAAATCTGTGATGCAACCGAAAGACCGGAAAAGGTGTGTAATGTGCATTTTTTCAACCCTGCATTGGTGATGAAATTGGTAGAGGTTGTTAAAGGTGCGCATGTGTCCGATGAAACAGTAGAGACCGCCGTGGCTGTTTGTGAGAAGATGAATAAAGTCCCCGTTGTTTTACAAAAAGAGATTTGGGGATTTTTGGTCAATCGCATAGTATCAGCTATCAAAAATGAAGCTTTGTATCTTCATGATATGGGCGTTGCCACACCGGAAGACATTGATACGGCAGTGGTGCATGCTCTGGGGCATCCTATGGGACCATTTAGATTGTTAGATTTAACCGGAATAGATTTGAGCTACTATGTGGGCACCGAGCGTTATCAGGAAACAGGCGACCCTAAGTATAAACCGTCGCCAATCATTGTAGAAAAGTACGTTAAGAAAGAATGGGGACGCAAAACAGGTAAAGGATTCTATAATTACTGCAAATAA
- a CDS encoding thiolase family protein, translating to MRPVYLVEGVRTGIAKSGKRSWFTNVRADDLAAMVLNEVLERAEVTGKKREQVDDVILGGTYLQKEMGSNIGRMAAVMAGLPYRVGGCTVDRLCGSGLQSIAFGISSIAMGWNDMVIAGGVQHMTHIPMFTGVDPNPRLDEFCDPKMVRMGYTAEMVARKFNISREKQDQMAVESHAKAHRATEEGLFKGEILPIEAEVPLKEGGTKKMVVDRDQGIRPGTTMESLAQLEPVFMDDDKATVTAGNSSQTNDAAAAVLIVSEDKLKELGLKPKMKLVGYKVVGVDPALMGIGPAAAIPKVLQQAGMTVDQIDLWEINEAFASQALYCAEELGIRNHPLLNPRGSGIALGHPLGCTGARIATTIMHAMPDYNAKYAVESMCIGHGQGAAAIWEWVG from the coding sequence ATGAGGCCAGTATACTTGGTTGAAGGTGTTCGCACAGGCATAGCAAAATCAGGAAAAAGATCTTGGTTCACCAATGTCAGAGCGGATGATTTGGCCGCAATGGTACTTAACGAAGTGCTAGAGCGTGCCGAAGTCACTGGAAAGAAGCGGGAGCAGGTTGACGATGTCATCTTAGGCGGAACTTATTTACAAAAAGAAATGGGCTCGAATATTGGACGTATGGCTGCGGTTATGGCAGGGCTGCCATACCGGGTGGGTGGTTGTACTGTTGACCGCCTTTGCGGCTCAGGCCTACAATCCATCGCCTTTGGTATTTCATCTATTGCCATGGGTTGGAATGACATGGTTATTGCCGGCGGGGTGCAGCATATGACACATATTCCTATGTTTACCGGCGTAGACCCGAACCCCCGGTTGGATGAATTTTGTGACCCGAAAATGGTGCGGATGGGCTATACCGCAGAAATGGTGGCTAGGAAGTTTAACATCAGCAGAGAAAAGCAGGACCAAATGGCGGTAGAAAGTCACGCTAAAGCTCATAGGGCAACAGAGGAAGGCTTGTTTAAGGGAGAGATTTTACCCATCGAGGCAGAAGTACCCTTAAAAGAAGGGGGTACTAAAAAAATGGTGGTGGACCGTGACCAAGGGATACGGCCGGGTACCACTATGGAAAGTTTGGCACAATTAGAGCCGGTATTTATGGATGATGATAAAGCAACAGTTACTGCCGGTAACTCCAGCCAAACAAATGATGCTGCGGCAGCAGTGCTGATTGTCAGTGAAGATAAGCTCAAAGAATTAGGACTGAAGCCCAAAATGAAACTGGTGGGGTACAAGGTGGTTGGTGTAGACCCAGCCCTGATGGGAATTGGCCCTGCGGCAGCAATACCTAAGGTTTTACAGCAAGCAGGCATGACCGTTGACCAGATTGACCTGTGGGAGATTAACGAGGCATTCGCTTCTCAAGCGTTATACTGCGCCGAGGAATTGGGCATCAGAAATCATCCGCTGCTTAATCCCCGGGGCAGCGGCATTGCACTGGGTCACCCATTGGGTTGTACAGGCGCTCGAATAGCTACTACCATCATGCATGCTATGCCTGATTATAATGCCAAATATGCAGTGGAAAGCATGTGTATCGGACACGGACAGGGTGCTGCAGCTATTTGGGAATGGGTAGGTTAA
- a CDS encoding enoyl-CoA hydratase-related protein encodes MDFKNLLMEKDGHIAVVTLNRPEVRNALDPQTWVEIRGAIRQCRLDQDVRVVIITGAGGKAFASGADIKSLRERESLAVLTSEAQESLNDVENLEKPVIAAIDGFALGGGCELAMACDIRIATSRSKLGQPEVNLGIIPGAGGTQRLQRIVGIGKAKELIFTGDILSAAESKQIGLVNQVVAEPEELLPTAKEMAKKILGKGPMAVSLAKMAINVGANTDMNSGLLFEKFAQVIAFSTEDRIEGTTAFLEKRKPDFKGK; translated from the coding sequence ATGGATTTTAAGAATTTATTAATGGAAAAGGACGGACATATTGCAGTTGTTACTTTAAACCGCCCGGAAGTACGCAATGCCCTTGATCCGCAGACCTGGGTAGAAATTCGCGGCGCAATACGGCAATGCCGTTTGGACCAAGATGTACGGGTAGTGATAATTACCGGAGCAGGCGGCAAGGCCTTTGCTTCCGGAGCGGACATTAAGTCTTTACGAGAACGGGAATCCCTGGCGGTCTTAACCAGTGAAGCCCAGGAATCTTTAAATGATGTTGAAAACCTAGAGAAACCGGTGATAGCTGCCATAGACGGATTCGCCTTGGGCGGCGGTTGTGAGTTGGCCATGGCTTGTGATATCAGAATTGCCACCAGCCGTTCCAAGCTGGGACAGCCCGAAGTCAACCTAGGCATTATTCCCGGTGCCGGCGGCACCCAGCGCTTACAAAGAATTGTGGGTATAGGTAAGGCCAAGGAACTGATTTTTACCGGTGATATTTTAAGTGCAGCGGAAAGCAAACAAATTGGCTTGGTTAATCAGGTTGTAGCGGAACCAGAAGAATTACTGCCCACCGCAAAAGAGATGGCCAAGAAGATACTAGGCAAGGGCCCCATGGCGGTAAGCTTAGCAAAGATGGCCATCAATGTGGGGGCTAATACCGATATGAACTCCGGCTTACTATTCGAAAAATTTGCCCAGGTTATTGCGTTCTCCACTGAGGACCGCATCGAAGGGACCACGGCGTTTCTAGAAAAACGCAAACCTGATTTTAAAGGCAAGTAG